A stretch of Spirochaeta cellobiosiphila DSM 17781 DNA encodes these proteins:
- the rsfS gene encoding ribosome silencing factor, giving the protein MEDMLNKTEVLEISKGIALFLDDNKAEDIVTLDVSGKCSWADIFIVASVNSQGQLRGLVDLLNQYFKKNNIKTNTALRKLDITDWVLLDCDPIIIHLMEKKTRQFYEIENLWFEAERL; this is encoded by the coding sequence ATGGAAGATATGTTAAATAAAACTGAAGTACTGGAGATAAGTAAGGGGATTGCCTTATTTTTAGATGATAACAAAGCCGAAGACATCGTGACACTTGATGTTTCAGGTAAATGTAGCTGGGCAGATATTTTTATAGTTGCTTCTGTTAATAGTCAGGGACAGTTAAGAGGGTTAGTTGATTTACTTAATCAGTATTTTAAAAAGAATAACATTAAGACAAATACAGCCCTAAGAAAGCTTGATATTACAGATTGGGTATTACTAGATTGTGATCCCATTATCATTCATTTAATGGAAAAGAAAACTCGTCAATTTTATGAAATAGAAAACCTATGGTTTGAGGCAGAAAGGCTTTAA